One region of bacterium genomic DNA includes:
- a CDS encoding YicC family protein, giving the protein MVRSMTGFGGARRAAAGFEIQVELRSVNNRFFDLQLRVPRELSFLEGEILERCRARQLRGRVTAQIGFERAPGAARPQLDGEVLAAYLEAAERLRREHGFPAPGSAAEFLALPELFTARGSEPDRELLSRLAGEALDEALDALAAMKAREGAALAEELRGRIGVVRAALGRIEVALPDVRAALKAGLHARVAELLGEVPVDPQRLAQELAILVDRGDVTEETVRLASHLEQFSAALSDGGEVAKKLGFLLQEILREANTIGSKAQALGIIQEVLLIKEETEKIREQIQNIE; this is encoded by the coding sequence GTGGTCAGGAGCATGACGGGATTCGGCGGCGCGCGCCGCGCCGCGGCGGGCTTCGAGATCCAGGTGGAGCTGCGCTCCGTCAACAACCGCTTCTTCGACCTCCAGCTGCGCGTGCCCCGGGAACTGAGCTTCCTCGAGGGCGAGATCCTCGAGCGCTGCCGGGCCCGGCAGCTGCGCGGGCGCGTCACGGCGCAGATCGGCTTCGAGCGCGCGCCCGGCGCGGCGCGCCCGCAGCTGGACGGCGAAGTGCTGGCTGCCTACCTCGAAGCCGCCGAGCGCCTCCGCCGCGAGCACGGTTTCCCGGCGCCGGGCAGCGCCGCCGAGTTCCTCGCCCTGCCCGAGCTCTTCACTGCCCGCGGCAGCGAGCCCGACCGCGAGCTGCTCTCGCGTCTCGCCGGCGAGGCCCTCGATGAGGCCCTCGACGCCCTCGCGGCGATGAAGGCGCGCGAGGGCGCGGCGCTCGCCGAGGAGCTGCGCGGGCGCATCGGCGTCGTCCGGGCGGCGCTGGGCCGCATCGAGGTCGCCCTGCCCGACGTGCGGGCCGCCCTCAAGGCGGGCCTGCACGCGCGCGTCGCCGAACTGCTCGGCGAGGTGCCGGTCGATCCGCAGCGTCTGGCGCAGGAACTGGCGATCCTCGTCGACCGCGGCGATGTCACCGAGGAAACGGTGCGCCTGGCCAGCCACCTCGAGCAATTCTCGGCCGCGCTCAGCGATGGCGGCGAGGTGGCCAAGAAGCTGGGCTTCTTGCTGCAGGAGATCCTGCGCGAGGCGAACACGATCGGCTCGAAGGCGCAGGCGCTGGGGATCATCCAGGAAGTGCTGTTGATCAAGGAAGAGACGGAGAAGATCCGCGAGCAGATCCAGAACATCGAGTGA
- a CDS encoding guanylate kinase, with amino-acid sequence MTHDTRAHGSPCPPDLEQRGLAVVVSGPSGAGKTTLIKHLMLRHPQSYFSISATTRTPRGEEIDGVDYRFLGREAFLALRDAGGLLEWAEVHGEFYGTPRGEVCPYLQDGRHVFLDIDVQGALSVQRALPEQSWLLFVVPPDMALLSARLRGRGTDAEAVIARRLANALGELAMLPRFDAVVVNEELSAAVERARLLLASRERNAAAWLADGGRDFLQRVFGVAV; translated from the coding sequence GTGACGCACGACACCCGCGCACACGGTTCGCCCTGTCCGCCCGACCTCGAGCAGAGGGGTCTGGCCGTCGTCGTCTCCGGCCCTTCCGGCGCCGGCAAGACGACGCTGATCAAGCACCTGATGCTGCGCCATCCGCAGAGCTACTTCTCGATCAGCGCGACGACCCGCACTCCCCGCGGCGAGGAGATCGACGGCGTCGACTACCGCTTCCTCGGCCGCGAGGCCTTCCTCGCGCTGCGCGATGCCGGCGGCCTGCTCGAGTGGGCCGAGGTCCACGGCGAGTTCTACGGCACGCCGCGCGGGGAGGTCTGTCCCTACCTGCAGGACGGCCGGCACGTCTTCCTCGACATCGACGTGCAGGGCGCCCTCTCGGTGCAGCGGGCCCTGCCCGAGCAATCCTGGCTGCTCTTCGTCGTGCCGCCGGACATGGCACTGCTCTCGGCGCGCCTGCGCGGGCGCGGCACCGATGCCGAGGCCGTGATCGCCCGCCGCCTCGCGAACGCGCTCGGCGAGCTGGCGATGCTGCCTCGCTTCGACGCCGTGGTGGTGAACGAGGAGCTGAGCGCCGCCGTCGAGCGGGCGCGGCTGCTCCTCGCGAGCCGCGAGCGCAACGCCGCCGCCTGGCTCGCCGACGGCGGCCGCGACTTTCTCCAGCGGGTTTTCGGGGTCGCGGTCTAG
- the rpoZ gene encoding DNA-directed RNA polymerase subunit omega: protein MGFVSIERVTQRITNKYEAVLVAAKEARVQNSIAQLKDLDPNSAYPKITSLSLQRLIEGKIRYSYGELETPPPSPETEQLDLEEGA, encoded by the coding sequence ATGGGCTTCGTCTCGATCGAGAGAGTCACGCAACGCATCACCAACAAGTACGAAGCGGTGCTGGTCGCGGCCAAGGAAGCGCGCGTGCAGAACAGCATCGCCCAGCTCAAGGACCTCGATCCGAACTCCGCCTACCCGAAGATCACCTCGCTCTCGCTGCAACGGCTGATCGAGGGCAAGATCCGCTACTCCTACGGCGAGCTCGAGACCCCGCCCCCTTCGCCCGAGACCGAACAGCTGGATCTCGAAGAAGGCGCGTAG